A window of Babylonia areolata isolate BAREFJ2019XMU chromosome 2, ASM4173473v1, whole genome shotgun sequence contains these coding sequences:
- the LOC143278307 gene encoding uncharacterized protein LOC143278307, producing the protein MRAAKQQKRDVASASPHSSTTNVDPSPTSSASRRKIQTMKAAERVGEGEEQQWALVHMNQLTRLLCDLCCPECGETGLSVQIQDGQNAGFASLLSLRCDGCREYEKEEMSSPRIQDSQHKNVAFEVNPKMVVFSHEVGGSHAVLKTFAAVMGMPAMHLKTFQAHDKKVTAAEIGAGVTVLDDAATAIRQAYAEVDPDLQDALDRGEDPIINIVVSYDGTWMKRGFTSLYGVGVCIDVLTGLVIDFVVLSKYCHTCKVMEAKNLPAAEMAEWRRQHAGECCKNHGDSSKAMEVRAAEIIWRRSEEKFRFRYIEMLSDGDSSAFRAVQNVYHPLEVTKLECINHAHKRMGTALRKLAKEERLGGRGTGRLTEKKCDMLQDYYGNAIRSNTNNIDNMRRAIWAGLYHSMSTDEEPHHRQCPQGPESRCFYQRALARGEQPGSHKDHASSTFVSVDVAHKMIPVYRRMSDEMLLRKMTHGGTQNTNECLNSMIWGRCPKTSFMGMKRVEGGVARAVAVFNEGAFELVKVMNSLYIDVSNVTLQLLASKDHSRMRNADAAAVGDARQRRKEYAVARRLNIREEDARARDVYRAGEH; encoded by the exons ATGCGTGCAGCAAAACAGCAGAAGAGAGATGTGGCGTCTGCTTCGCCTCACTCGTCAACTACGAATGTTGATCCCAGTCCTACTTCAAGTGCATCAAGGAGAAAAATACAGACAATGAAAGCAGCAGAACGAGTtggagagggagaagaacagCAGTGGGCTTTGGTGCACATGAATCAACTGACTCGGCTTCTGTGTGATCTGTGTTGCCCCGAGTGTGGAGAGACCGGCCTGAGTGTGCAGATCCAAGATGGACAAAACGCTGGTTTTGCTTCCCTGCTTTCGCTTAGGTGTGACGGGTGTAGGGAGTATGAGAAGGAAGAAATGTCATCCCCACGTATCCAGGACAGTCAACATAAAAATGTGGCATTCGAAGTCAACCCCAAAATGGTTGTGTTCAGTCATGAAGTGGGAGGTAGCCATGCTGTCCTCAAAACCTTTGCTGCTGTGATGGGCATGCCAGCCATGCATTTGAAAACGTTTCAGGCACACGACAAGAAGGTGACAG CTGCAGAAATTGGCGCAGGTGTCACTGTTTTGGATGATGCAGCGACAGCCATCCGTCAAGCTTATGCTGAAGTGGACCCGGACCTGCAGGATGCCCTAGACAGAGGAGAGGACCCCATCATCAACATTGTTGTGTCATATGATGGCACATGGATGAAGAGGGGTTTCACTTCTCTGTATGGTGTTGGCGTCTGCATCGATGTGCTGACAGGACTTGTGATTGACTTCGTTGTGCTGTCCAAGTACTGTCATACCTGCAAGGTAATGGAGGCCAAGAACCTTCCTGCTGCAGAGATGGCTGAGTGGCGTCGTCAGCATGCTGGTGAGTGCTGCAAAAATCATGGCGATTCCAGCAAGGCCATGGAGGTGAGAGCTGCAGAGATCATTTGGCGACGCTCTGAAGAAAAATTTCGTTTTCGTTACATTGAAATGCTTAGTGATGGAGACTCGTCTGCATTCAGAGCTGTCCAGAATGTCTACCATCCCCTGGAAGTGACCAAGCTTGAATGCATAAACCATGCACACAAGCGCATGGGAACTGCCCTCAGGAAGCTGGCCAAGGAAGAACGGTTAGGTGGGCGTGGCACTGGGCGGCTTACTGAGAAGAAATGCGACATGCTGCAGGACTACTATGGCAACGCAATccgcagcaacaccaacaacatcgacaacatgaGGAGGGCAATATGGGCTGGACTTTACCATTCCATGTCTACTGATGAGGAGCCTCACCACCGCCAGTGTCCACAGGGCCCAGAGAGCCGGTGCTTCTACCAGAGGGCACTTGCTCGCGGCGAACAGCCTGGCAGCCACAAGGACCATGCATCGTCGACTTTTGTTTCAGTCGATGTTGCACATAAAATGATTCCGGTGTATCGACGCATGTCTGATGAAATGCTTCTTAGAAAGATGACTCATGGAGGGACCCAAAACACGAATGAGTGCCTGAACTCCATGATTTGGGGCCGGTGTCCAAAGACCTCCTTCATGGGGATGAAGCGGGTGGAAGGGGGCGTGGCAAGAGCAGTAGCTGTTTTCAATGAAGGAGCCTTTGAGTTGGTGAAAGTCATGAACAGCCTCTACATTGATGTGTCCAATGTCACACTTCAGCTTCTTGCTAGCAAGGACCACAGCAGGATGAGGAACGCAGATGCTGCAGCTGTTGGTGACGCCCGTCAACGTCGGAAGGAATATGCCGTGGCACGACGACTGAACATCAGGGAAGAAGATGCAAGGGCCAGAGATGTATATAGAGCAGGAGAGCACTAG